Proteins encoded by one window of Synechococcus sp. WH 7805:
- the pstS gene encoding phosphate ABC transporter substrate-binding protein PstS, with product MFKSLIKTSRFKLLSSIVLALLSSCSNSAEQKNQDRKPLVLNGTSSTFGLQAYLRWFNQLAVNEDIYAEIESMGSGKSISTLLKGTNDFAGTDDPPSSEEVKKAPKGLLAFPVTAGAIAIAYNAPGCDLRLRRSQLAGIFLGKIDNFSQVGCNDLPITVLHRAGKSGSTESFTSALSSMDQDWKNGPGNGRLVNWPIGLAVKGSDGMATALNSTPGSIGYIESAYVREPLQVAALENRQGKFLRPTQEAASAAVSTIRLNERLVGKNPDPNLGYPIVTLNWMLVPARGLGNNTVALRRSLEFILSSQGQDDAERLGYVPLPDQVRELGLRQLSRLKR from the coding sequence ATGTTCAAATCATTGATTAAAACGTCTCGTTTCAAGCTTCTCTCAAGCATAGTCTTAGCGCTACTTTCAAGCTGCAGCAATTCAGCTGAGCAAAAAAATCAAGACCGAAAACCTCTCGTTCTGAACGGTACGAGTAGCACGTTTGGACTCCAGGCCTATCTTCGCTGGTTCAACCAACTAGCGGTGAATGAAGACATCTATGCAGAAATCGAAAGCATGGGGTCCGGCAAAAGCATCAGCACATTGCTTAAGGGAACAAACGACTTTGCAGGAACTGATGATCCACCCTCATCAGAGGAAGTTAAAAAGGCTCCAAAAGGCCTCTTGGCATTCCCAGTCACAGCTGGGGCCATTGCGATTGCCTACAACGCCCCAGGATGCGATTTAAGGCTGCGCCGGAGCCAACTTGCAGGTATTTTCCTTGGAAAAATCGACAATTTCTCTCAGGTTGGTTGTAACGACCTTCCCATCACCGTTTTGCATCGGGCAGGCAAATCGGGAAGTACTGAAAGCTTCACTTCAGCCCTTTCGTCGATGGACCAAGATTGGAAAAATGGGCCAGGGAACGGGCGTCTGGTGAATTGGCCCATTGGTCTTGCAGTGAAAGGATCTGATGGAATGGCAACAGCATTGAACTCCACGCCTGGAAGCATCGGATACATCGAATCCGCATACGTTCGCGAACCACTGCAAGTGGCAGCACTCGAAAATCGCCAAGGGAAATTCCTACGTCCAACTCAGGAAGCGGCCAGTGCAGCTGTCAGCACCATTCGTCTGAATGAACGCTTAGTGGGCAAAAATCCTGATCCCAATCTCGGATACCCCATCGTCACTCTGAACTGGATGCTGGTTCCGGCCCGTGGACTCGGAAACAACACTGTGGCGTTACGACGCAGCCTGGAATTCATCCTGAGCAGCCAAGGTCAGGATGATGCTGAACGCCTCGGATACGTACCACTTCCAGATCAAGTTCGTGAGCTTGGCTTAAGGCAGTTATCAAGACTCAAACGCTGA
- a CDS encoding WbuC family cupin fold metalloprotein — protein sequence MRPHRHVRDVAEAGFECFLVLQGAIGLMILSAEGEVDQQETISASGPIRGVEVAAGQFHTLVALEYDSVIFELKQGPYVPCQDKDFLRNFPQEGTPEAEQQERRWRDRFIQAGYQNREASTAQPTQPTPAITRLHP from the coding sequence GTGCGTCCCCATCGCCATGTCCGCGACGTGGCAGAGGCAGGTTTCGAATGCTTTCTCGTTCTGCAGGGAGCGATCGGCCTGATGATCCTCAGCGCTGAGGGAGAGGTTGATCAACAGGAAACCATCTCAGCATCGGGTCCCATCCGTGGAGTGGAAGTGGCCGCAGGTCAATTTCACACGCTGGTGGCTCTGGAGTACGACTCCGTGATCTTCGAACTCAAGCAAGGACCCTATGTTCCTTGCCAAGACAAGGACTTCCTCCGGAACTTTCCCCAGGAAGGGACTCCTGAAGCCGAACAACAGGAACGCCGCTGGCGCGATCGGTTTATTCAAGCCGGATACCAGAACCGTGAAGCGTCCACTGCACAGCCAACGCAACCAACGCCGGCAATCACTCGACTTCACCCATAG
- a CDS encoding DUF4239 domain-containing protein → MSDLLLKAGVPLIYLGFLSLTAIALFLAKWVKARGSLKLQASQLSPLGSLYTLTTAFLLSNVIFQFTNLRNAVTHEVVTVNKLVAVMSVLQPEQRIESRRLLYTYADKVAHTEVDDMLHGESSEEARDSLERLRDFLASSNAIQPKGQMITPESANYIRKASDFCFDLIDSRERRLSLSKQAFQIRLTFAIALMYFALALMVFLVNSGSWTLTWAAIVLLLSAPVPVILLFIYSNPIAHNLINITSTFESIMERIQ, encoded by the coding sequence ATGAGTGATCTACTGCTAAAGGCCGGCGTACCACTGATCTACCTCGGATTTTTATCACTGACAGCGATTGCCTTATTCCTAGCCAAATGGGTGAAGGCTCGTGGCAGCTTAAAACTTCAAGCCTCACAACTTAGCCCGCTTGGATCTCTGTATACATTGACAACGGCATTTTTACTTTCGAATGTCATTTTCCAATTCACCAATCTGCGCAATGCTGTAACGCACGAAGTCGTTACAGTCAACAAACTTGTTGCGGTGATGTCAGTGCTGCAACCTGAACAACGCATTGAATCAAGGCGATTACTTTACACCTATGCCGACAAAGTTGCGCATACCGAAGTCGACGACATGCTCCATGGTGAAAGCAGCGAAGAGGCCAGGGATTCACTCGAGCGCCTGCGTGATTTCCTGGCATCAAGTAACGCCATTCAACCAAAAGGGCAAATGATCACGCCCGAATCGGCAAATTACATTAGAAAAGCAAGCGACTTTTGCTTCGACCTCATTGACAGTCGCGAAAGGCGCCTTTCGCTCTCGAAACAGGCATTTCAAATACGCCTAACCTTTGCAATCGCTTTGATGTATTTCGCGCTTGCATTGATGGTTTTTCTGGTCAATAGCGGCAGCTGGACCCTGACCTGGGCAGCCATTGTCCTCTTACTCTCAGCCCCTGTCCCAGTCATCCTACTTTTTATTTATTCCAATCCGATAGCTCATAACCTGATCAACATCACATCAACATTTGAAAGCATCATGGAGCGCATTCAATAA
- a CDS encoding carbohydrate porin: MAQTPPPSGNPAASQSAPGTGELGRLLGLPEDGALRLSGVWVGNATEQWSGGFSRSTDEAQALLVEASLDLGKAIGLENTWIWVQGLQVNATSNAGTASGSVQGSNSLAAAPPLDRTELFEYAIRKDFFQGRLRVVAGKQSASTVFANINRPDATDDPRYEVSSLTSLAFTPVYSMPTLLGRLPGYTNSALGLRFTLQPGWFDNRSYLSAGVFDGRGGLGAASVQTGLTLPSLSGPLFNIMEVGSGWVVGDARKPGSFGVGVWSQGGESLLCNPLDPQQCISDLGAWGLYVLLDQRLSSFRADQDSSGINAFFSAGWSPSITNQMNASITGGFTLQGPLEARPNDSLGVGLSWARLNTRGFLSEAFNSHELMLQGYAQIALAEALFLQPTLTLLPRVGNKDAGNDSLSGLLQLTMLF; encoded by the coding sequence ATGGCCCAGACTCCTCCTCCTTCCGGGAACCCGGCAGCGTCCCAGAGCGCTCCTGGGACTGGAGAACTCGGGCGTTTGCTTGGGCTCCCTGAGGATGGGGCACTCCGACTCAGTGGTGTTTGGGTGGGGAACGCCACGGAGCAGTGGTCTGGAGGATTCTCCAGGTCTACCGATGAAGCGCAGGCACTGCTTGTGGAGGCAAGCCTGGATCTGGGCAAGGCGATTGGTCTTGAGAACACCTGGATCTGGGTTCAGGGACTGCAGGTGAATGCCACGTCCAACGCCGGAACGGCCAGTGGCAGTGTTCAGGGCAGCAATAGCCTTGCGGCGGCGCCACCCCTGGACCGCACCGAGCTGTTCGAGTACGCCATCCGCAAGGACTTTTTTCAAGGGCGCCTGCGGGTTGTTGCCGGCAAGCAGTCGGCCAGCACTGTGTTCGCCAATATCAATCGGCCCGACGCCACCGACGATCCCCGCTACGAAGTCTCCAGCCTCACCAGTCTGGCCTTCACGCCGGTGTATTCCATGCCGACGCTTCTGGGTCGACTGCCCGGCTACACCAATTCAGCGCTTGGCCTGAGGTTCACCCTTCAGCCGGGATGGTTTGACAACCGTTCGTACTTGAGTGCCGGTGTGTTTGATGGACGGGGAGGACTTGGCGCTGCCTCCGTGCAGACGGGGTTGACGTTGCCGTCGCTCAGCGGTCCACTGTTCAACATCATGGAGGTGGGAAGCGGCTGGGTCGTTGGCGATGCCCGTAAGCCCGGCTCCTTTGGTGTGGGGGTCTGGTCTCAGGGGGGTGAGTCGTTGCTGTGCAATCCTCTTGACCCTCAGCAGTGCATCAGCGACTTGGGCGCCTGGGGACTGTATGTGCTATTGGATCAGCGTCTCTCCAGTTTTCGAGCGGACCAAGACAGCAGCGGCATCAATGCATTCTTCAGCGCTGGTTGGTCGCCATCCATCACCAATCAGATGAATGCGTCGATCACCGGAGGATTCACGTTGCAGGGCCCTCTTGAGGCGCGTCCGAACGACAGCCTTGGCGTGGGTCTTTCATGGGCTCGCCTCAACACCCGCGGCTTTCTCTCCGAGGCTTTTAACTCTCATGAATTGATGCTGCAGGGATATGCCCAGATCGCTCTGGCCGAGGCCCTCTTCCTTCAGCCAACCCTCACGCTGCTGCCCCGTGTTGGTAACAAAGATGCAGGCAATGACTCTTTGAGCGGACTGCTGCAGCTCACCATGTTGTTTTGA
- a CDS encoding ABC transporter substrate-binding protein, producing the protein MLQQTTITALFLLAGLTKTVHAEEIGVTPRSILLGQSAAFSGPSGELGREYRQGAHLVFDHVNAQGGIHGRQVVMVYRDDQYNPELTLNNTKKFINKDKVFALFGYLGTPTVKASLPLIDQSKIPLIAPLTGAQIIRSPMKKNVFNIRASYHQEIKAIVSYLIRYGRQSIAIAYQNDSFGRDGLEGLKKALAKHQLKPVVETTVERNSSNTSDAARKVALARPDAVLVVSSYGTVSSFISQLRQFGSNAQVLTVSFVGSNALARSLPKELRHGIGISQVVPFPWDRRTPVVRDYQNKISKLKPDIPYSFVGLEGYIAASMLVQALQKAGPDLTRKRFITAVESLGTVDLGGYKVTFGPRQRNGSDIVHLTFLVGRDGSFIN; encoded by the coding sequence ATGCTTCAGCAGACAACGATTACGGCTCTCTTTCTGCTTGCAGGCTTAACGAAAACGGTTCATGCTGAGGAGATCGGCGTCACGCCACGCTCGATCTTGCTCGGACAATCGGCAGCATTCAGCGGACCATCGGGTGAGCTCGGTCGAGAGTATCGACAAGGTGCGCACTTGGTTTTTGACCACGTGAATGCACAGGGAGGCATCCATGGACGCCAGGTCGTCATGGTTTATCGCGATGATCAATACAATCCAGAGCTAACACTAAATAACACCAAAAAGTTTATCAACAAGGATAAAGTCTTTGCCCTATTTGGCTACCTGGGAACACCAACAGTCAAAGCCTCACTGCCCTTGATTGATCAAAGCAAAATTCCTTTAATTGCACCGCTTACTGGGGCTCAGATCATTCGCTCGCCGATGAAAAAGAATGTATTCAACATCCGAGCCAGCTATCACCAAGAAATCAAGGCCATTGTCAGCTATTTAATTCGTTATGGACGGCAATCAATTGCCATCGCCTATCAAAATGATTCATTCGGACGTGATGGCCTAGAAGGGCTCAAAAAAGCTTTGGCGAAACATCAATTGAAACCTGTCGTAGAAACAACAGTAGAACGCAATTCCTCGAACACAAGCGATGCGGCAAGAAAGGTGGCATTAGCACGACCTGATGCTGTTCTCGTTGTTTCGTCCTACGGAACGGTCTCAAGCTTCATATCCCAACTACGCCAATTTGGCAGCAACGCTCAGGTTTTAACTGTGTCGTTTGTGGGCAGCAACGCCCTAGCTCGATCACTCCCCAAGGAACTACGACACGGAATCGGGATCAGTCAGGTCGTGCCATTTCCTTGGGACCGGCGAACTCCAGTCGTCCGGGATTACCAAAATAAAATCAGCAAACTGAAGCCGGATATTCCCTATAGCTTCGTCGGCCTGGAAGGGTACATTGCAGCATCGATGCTGGTTCAGGCACTTCAGAAGGCAGGCCCTGACCTCACACGCAAACGCTTCATCACTGCTGTTGAGTCCCTTGGGACAGTCGACCTAGGAGGCTACAAAGTGACATTCGGGCCAAGGCAACGCAATGGCAGCGATATCGTTCACCTTACATTTCTAGTAGGCCGAGACGGCTCCTTTATTAATTAA
- a CDS encoding DCC1-like thiol-disulfide oxidoreductase family protein has translation MTFTLVYDGGCPFCRHFAQRSELLGGVPDLVIRDGRSDHELRTNLRQRGYNISNGAVLMNGDQIWHGSEAIAMLCKHLTPTDPLLRLLHGLFSDTRRANLLYPGLLAARQIALGLKGLPLDPDQSRV, from the coding sequence ATGACTTTCACACTCGTCTACGACGGAGGTTGTCCGTTCTGCCGGCATTTTGCCCAGCGCAGCGAACTTCTTGGGGGAGTGCCCGACCTGGTCATTCGCGATGGCCGCAGTGATCACGAGCTGAGAACCAACCTCAGACAGCGCGGATACAACATCAGCAATGGCGCAGTGTTGATGAACGGCGATCAGATCTGGCATGGAAGCGAAGCCATCGCCATGCTCTGCAAGCACCTGACGCCGACCGACCCACTCCTACGTCTTCTTCACGGCCTCTTCAGCGACACACGGCGAGCCAACCTTCTGTATCCAGGGCTCCTGGCTGCACGACAGATCGCTTTGGGACTGAAGGGTCTTCCTCTTGATCCAGATCAAAGCAGAGTCTGA
- a CDS encoding low molecular weight phosphatase family protein: MRTVLFLCTGNYFRSRFSEFWFNHQIALQGKGDDLHAGSAGLKVTSGNGNIGAMAIEAQIALQQRGFAVDPTQLAMPRQVSRDDVEQADVVVAVDAEAHRPMVQELFPDLEAKIRFWSVKDLGEDEGTDPISLLQHQVDQLINALTSSH; the protein is encoded by the coding sequence ATGCGAACCGTTCTCTTCCTCTGCACCGGCAATTATTTCCGCAGCCGCTTCTCGGAATTCTGGTTCAATCACCAGATCGCCCTCCAGGGCAAGGGTGATGACCTTCACGCCGGATCAGCCGGCCTGAAGGTGACATCCGGCAACGGAAACATCGGAGCGATGGCCATCGAGGCCCAGATCGCATTGCAACAGCGTGGATTTGCCGTGGATCCAACGCAACTGGCGATGCCCCGTCAGGTGAGCCGAGATGACGTGGAACAAGCCGATGTGGTGGTGGCCGTGGATGCCGAAGCCCACAGACCGATGGTGCAGGAATTGTTCCCAGATCTGGAAGCCAAGATCCGCTTCTGGAGCGTGAAGGATCTCGGCGAAGACGAGGGCACTGATCCGATCTCGCTGCTGCAACACCAGGTCGATCAACTGATCAATGCTCTGACCTCCAGCCATTGA
- a CDS encoding Nif11 family protein yields MSMKQLETFLAKASGNDDIRREVDQCDGDTICVAKVGLRHGHKFSAANYSRWQREHG; encoded by the coding sequence ATGTCGATGAAACAGCTGGAGACTTTTTTGGCCAAGGCCAGTGGCAATGACGACATCCGACGGGAGGTGGATCAGTGTGATGGCGACACAATCTGTGTCGCCAAAGTGGGCCTGCGCCATGGCCATAAGTTCTCCGCCGCCAATTACAGCCGGTGGCAGAGGGAGCACGGCTGA
- a CDS encoding FAD-binding oxidoreductase has translation MELHQGETAYETALAAVFNGDAAAAHPASIAQPRDEQEVAAFVRQACAQKRPLRVRSGGHSRFCSGDGALMLDLAAHLRGVTVSGDLVTVQGGCGVGAVLRALEPHDRMVPVGTHATPGFGLLTMGGIGHLSRSFGLTLDCVVAMRGVRANGDRFEIRAEEADGSEVWRLLRGAAPFLAVITETTLRTYPRRPLHGIRQLNALPFLVDALNCAESLPRQIACSFVLGVPPDQEQAQLMRYVVLQEGDESMLPAFLNEGQECWHDHVAGQEWLPDFNLPDRNGVLPPEPPVEPDRFRRLRSWIYTVSVPSGLSHELAPRLEDAMRKAPNRLCRIDLQHIGGAVADRPMASSLYRGRHAQWSIVISGFWSAGDALNQQAACRWADAVFDALESLACHVYLVERHPGTIRYQRELELAYGSDLPRLRQMKKQWDPDGLLPSLDPPS, from the coding sequence ATGGAGCTTCACCAAGGCGAAACGGCCTATGAGACCGCGCTGGCCGCAGTGTTCAATGGCGATGCTGCTGCAGCCCATCCGGCCTCCATCGCCCAGCCTCGCGATGAGCAGGAGGTTGCGGCGTTCGTTCGACAAGCCTGCGCACAGAAGCGACCTCTGCGGGTGCGCAGTGGCGGCCACAGTCGCTTCTGCAGTGGTGACGGTGCCCTGATGCTTGACCTGGCGGCTCATTTGAGGGGCGTCACGGTCAGTGGAGATTTGGTGACGGTGCAGGGGGGCTGCGGTGTTGGGGCTGTTCTGCGGGCCTTAGAGCCCCACGACCGGATGGTGCCTGTGGGGACGCACGCCACGCCGGGTTTCGGGTTGTTGACCATGGGTGGCATCGGTCACCTCAGCCGCAGTTTCGGACTCACCCTCGATTGCGTGGTGGCGATGCGTGGAGTGCGTGCCAATGGGGACCGATTCGAGATTCGAGCCGAAGAGGCTGATGGATCGGAGGTTTGGCGACTGCTGCGTGGCGCGGCGCCTTTTCTGGCGGTGATCACGGAGACGACCTTGCGCACCTATCCCCGTCGCCCGCTGCATGGGATCCGACAGCTCAATGCCCTCCCGTTCCTTGTGGATGCCCTTAACTGTGCCGAGAGCTTGCCGCGGCAGATTGCCTGCTCGTTCGTGCTTGGTGTCCCTCCCGACCAGGAGCAAGCACAGCTGATGCGTTACGTGGTGCTCCAGGAGGGCGATGAGTCGATGCTGCCGGCCTTTCTGAATGAGGGCCAGGAGTGCTGGCATGACCATGTGGCGGGCCAGGAGTGGCTGCCCGATTTCAATCTCCCTGATCGAAACGGTGTGCTGCCGCCTGAACCACCGGTGGAGCCTGATCGCTTTCGCCGCCTTCGCTCCTGGATCTACACCGTGAGTGTGCCGTCAGGCCTGAGTCACGAGCTGGCACCTCGCCTTGAGGATGCGATGCGGAAGGCGCCGAACCGGCTCTGCCGCATTGATCTCCAGCACATCGGAGGAGCCGTCGCCGACCGGCCGATGGCCAGCAGCCTGTACCGGGGCCGTCATGCGCAGTGGTCGATTGTGATCTCCGGCTTCTGGTCGGCGGGCGATGCTCTGAATCAGCAGGCCGCCTGCCGTTGGGCGGATGCGGTGTTCGATGCATTGGAGTCGTTGGCTTGCCACGTCTACCTGGTGGAGCGGCATCCGGGCACGATCCGCTACCAGCGGGAGTTGGAGCTCGCCTACGGCTCTGATCTACCCCGGCTGCGGCAGATGAAGAAACAGTGGGATCCCGACGGGCTGCTGCCATCTCTCGATCCCCCTTCTTAA
- a CDS encoding PhzF family phenazine biosynthesis protein, which yields MSIRIAIEQLAAFAEAPFQGNPAAVCCLDAWLPDPLMQAIATENNLSETAFLIGSRGRYQLRWFTPSCEVDLCGHATLAAADVVFRREPEQHTLQFESRSGTLKVQREGDRITLDFPVQRAHPCLPPAGLQEAIGATPQSCLLGVDLIAVFADEDTIRTLQPDPERVAALPGRGLIATAPGKHVDIVSRFFAPGCGIPEDPVTGSAHCSLTPYWCETLGKAVLNARQLSARGGSLRCTLQGERVLISGRVIPYLSGTIQV from the coding sequence ATGAGCATCCGGATTGCGATCGAACAGTTGGCCGCCTTCGCGGAGGCACCATTCCAGGGAAATCCCGCCGCCGTGTGTTGCCTGGACGCCTGGCTGCCGGACCCGCTGATGCAGGCGATCGCCACGGAAAACAACCTGTCGGAAACGGCCTTCCTCATTGGAAGCCGAGGGCGCTATCAACTGCGCTGGTTCACCCCGAGCTGTGAGGTGGATCTCTGCGGCCACGCCACCCTGGCGGCCGCCGATGTGGTGTTCCGCCGTGAACCGGAACAACACACGCTGCAGTTTGAATCCCGCAGCGGGACGCTCAAGGTGCAACGCGAGGGGGATCGGATCACCCTCGACTTTCCAGTGCAGCGGGCTCACCCATGCCTACCGCCAGCAGGCCTGCAGGAGGCCATCGGCGCTACGCCTCAGAGCTGCCTGTTGGGAGTGGATCTGATCGCCGTGTTCGCCGATGAAGACACGATTCGAACACTGCAACCAGATCCGGAGCGCGTGGCCGCCCTCCCGGGGCGAGGCTTGATCGCCACCGCTCCAGGCAAACACGTTGACATCGTGAGCCGTTTCTTCGCGCCGGGATGTGGCATTCCAGAAGACCCCGTGACCGGGTCCGCCCACTGCAGCCTCACCCCCTACTGGTGCGAAACACTCGGCAAAGCCGTGCTCAACGCCCGACAGCTCTCCGCCCGAGGTGGCTCGCTGCGCTGCACGTTGCAGGGAGAGCGGGTGCTGATCAGTGGACGGGTGATTCCTTACCTGAGCGGCACCATCCAGGTGTGA
- a CDS encoding TIGR03894 family protein, producing the protein MADKELLREVALELWSSVKKLRPGLPRESRLEITLKALMVIGDLSDQIQAAVVVGLIAEQEPPENEPEGQDVTLSEESSDAKAGSEVEQMPDGRRVVRRRSRSGS; encoded by the coding sequence ATGGCAGACAAGGAACTCCTCAGAGAAGTGGCGCTTGAGCTCTGGAGCTCAGTGAAGAAGTTGCGCCCTGGTCTGCCACGGGAATCACGGTTGGAGATCACTCTCAAGGCGCTGATGGTGATCGGTGATCTCAGCGATCAGATTCAGGCCGCTGTGGTGGTCGGTCTGATCGCTGAGCAGGAGCCCCCTGAGAATGAGCCTGAAGGCCAGGACGTCACGCTCAGTGAGGAGAGTTCAGACGCCAAAGCTGGTTCAGAGGTCGAGCAAATGCCCGACGGACGGAGGGTTGTGCGTCGCCGTTCCAGATCCGGGAGCTGA
- a CDS encoding secondary thiamine-phosphate synthase enzyme YjbQ, with protein MTSHLLHLNTDAPFQCLSLTAELQRFVQVHGERDGAVVVSTQHTTTGVIVNELEERLLLDLQQWLRQLAPPTTAWKHNDLELRPGIPDDEPRNAHAHLQALLLGHQATVSVCNGALQLGRYQDVILVELDGPRQRTVALQWLSA; from the coding sequence ATGACTTCCCATCTCCTCCACCTCAACACCGACGCCCCCTTCCAGTGCCTGTCACTCACCGCCGAACTGCAGCGGTTTGTTCAGGTGCATGGCGAACGCGATGGAGCCGTTGTGGTGTCAACGCAACACACGACCACCGGAGTGATCGTGAACGAACTGGAGGAGAGGCTCCTTTTGGATCTGCAGCAGTGGCTTCGGCAGCTGGCACCCCCCACCACAGCTTGGAAACACAACGACCTGGAGCTGCGCCCCGGCATTCCCGACGATGAACCGCGGAATGCCCATGCCCATCTGCAGGCGTTACTGCTCGGCCATCAGGCGACCGTCTCGGTCTGCAACGGAGCGCTTCAACTTGGGCGCTACCAGGACGTGATCCTGGTGGAGCTGGATGGCCCGCGCCAGCGCACCGTGGCACTGCAATGGCTCTCGGCCTGA
- a CDS encoding nucleoside deaminase — translation MATDQDRTLMKEAIRLMREAGVVNKSGGPFGAVIAKDGKVVSASGNSVVRDLDPSAHAEVNAIRAACKALGTWDLTGCVMYTSCECCPMCYATAYWAGIRKVFYAAAWSDYSDLFSDQEINEDMQKSRDEREIQLTQILQDEACSVWKEFRLLPDGARY, via the coding sequence ATGGCGACTGATCAGGACCGCACACTGATGAAGGAGGCCATCCGCCTCATGCGCGAAGCCGGAGTGGTGAACAAATCAGGTGGTCCGTTCGGTGCCGTGATTGCGAAAGATGGAAAGGTGGTATCCGCCAGCGGCAACAGTGTGGTGCGCGACCTCGATCCCAGTGCTCACGCTGAGGTGAATGCCATTCGTGCGGCTTGTAAAGCTCTGGGGACTTGGGATCTCACCGGCTGCGTGATGTATACCAGCTGCGAATGCTGCCCGATGTGTTACGCAACCGCCTACTGGGCTGGGATCCGGAAAGTGTTCTATGCCGCGGCATGGTCGGATTATTCCGATCTCTTCTCGGATCAGGAAATCAATGAAGATATGCAGAAATCCAGGGATGAAAGGGAGATCCAGCTCACGCAGATTCTTCAGGACGAAGCTTGTTCTGTCTGGAAAGAGTTTCGCTTGCTGCCCGATGGTGCCCGGTACTGA
- a CDS encoding prohibitin family protein codes for MRSVNSGGPEGGLVAIVALVLAGLLLLAQSLFVVPAGEVAVITTLGKVSGTPRQPGLNVKAPLVQQVWPFSVRTQVRPENFATLTKDLQVIQATATIKYALRPDEAGRVYSTIASSDRDVYPRIIQPSLLKALKSVFSQYELVTIASEWNDISALVASTVAEELDQFDYVKVVGLDLTGLEIAEEYRAAIEQKQIAEQQLLRAQTEVKIAEQEALRYDTLNQSLDDQVLYKLFLDKWDGQTQVVPGLPGGAGGTPPVIVGRR; via the coding sequence ATGCGTTCTGTCAACTCCGGAGGTCCGGAGGGGGGCTTGGTGGCCATCGTGGCCCTTGTGCTGGCTGGTCTGCTGCTGCTTGCGCAGTCTCTGTTCGTGGTTCCCGCTGGCGAAGTGGCGGTGATCACCACCCTGGGCAAGGTGAGTGGGACGCCGCGGCAACCGGGCCTCAACGTGAAAGCGCCCCTGGTTCAGCAGGTGTGGCCGTTCAGTGTCCGCACCCAGGTGCGGCCTGAGAATTTCGCCACGCTCACGAAGGATCTCCAGGTCATTCAGGCCACAGCCACCATCAAATACGCCCTGCGTCCTGATGAAGCCGGTCGGGTTTACAGCACGATCGCCAGCAGCGACCGGGATGTGTATCCGCGGATTATCCAACCCTCTCTTCTGAAAGCGCTCAAATCTGTGTTCTCGCAGTACGAGCTGGTCACGATTGCGTCGGAGTGGAATGACATCTCCGCTCTGGTAGCCAGCACTGTGGCGGAGGAACTGGATCAGTTCGATTACGTGAAAGTGGTGGGACTTGATCTCACCGGTCTGGAGATCGCCGAGGAATACCGGGCAGCGATTGAGCAGAAGCAGATCGCTGAACAACAGCTTTTGCGGGCGCAGACCGAGGTGAAGATCGCTGAACAGGAGGCCCTTCGCTACGACACGCTGAACCAAAGCCTTGATGACCAGGTGCTGTACAAGCTCTTTCTTGATAAGTGGGATGGTCAGACCCAGGTGGTGCCCGGCCTGCCTGGAGGCGCGGGAGGAACCCCGCCGGTGATTGTCGGGCGGCGTTGA
- a CDS encoding SDR family oxidoreductase, whose product MASVLVTGSNRGIGLEYCRQLRDRGFDVIAVCREPSHELQALDVRIEAGLDQADPGMPADLIHRLDGLSLHWVILNAGILESIALDQLDEASIRRQFEVNALAPLRLVRALVRQIPSGGKLALMSSRMASIDDNTSGGSYGYRMSKAALNSAGKSLAHDLKSRGIAVAILHPGLVSTRMIRFNPNGISPEQAVSGLLARIDALSLETSGTFWHANGEVLPW is encoded by the coding sequence ATGGCATCGGTTCTTGTCACAGGATCCAATCGCGGCATCGGCCTGGAGTACTGCCGCCAGTTGCGAGACCGTGGCTTCGATGTGATTGCCGTGTGCCGGGAGCCTTCACACGAGCTGCAGGCCCTTGATGTCCGCATCGAGGCCGGTCTGGATCAGGCGGATCCCGGCATGCCCGCGGACTTAATCCACCGCCTCGATGGCCTATCGCTGCATTGGGTGATTCTCAATGCCGGCATCCTGGAGTCGATCGCGTTGGATCAACTGGATGAGGCGTCCATCCGCCGTCAGTTCGAGGTCAACGCTCTGGCTCCTCTGCGGCTGGTGCGGGCCCTGGTGAGACAGATCCCCAGCGGCGGCAAGCTGGCACTGATGAGCAGCCGCATGGCTTCCATCGACGACAACACCTCCGGTGGCTCCTACGGCTACCGCATGTCGAAGGCTGCGCTCAACAGCGCTGGCAAGTCGCTGGCGCATGACCTCAAATCACGAGGCATCGCTGTGGCGATTCTGCATCCTGGGCTGGTGAGCACCCGCATGATCCGCTTCAACCCCAACGGCATCAGTCCTGAGCAGGCCGTGAGCGGTCTACTGGCACGGATCGATGCGCTCAGTCTCGAGACCAGTGGCACCTTCTGGCATGCCAATGGCGAAGTGCTGCCTTGGTGA